Proteins from one Bradyrhizobium roseum genomic window:
- a CDS encoding FadR/GntR family transcriptional regulator translates to MTSRLVVIPTRRAHSNHAEVARSIGIDIIAGRYAEGSRVPGDAELTAMFGVSRPVLRESVKTLVAKGLLTTKARVGTVVRERGAWNMFDADVLAWHLDAGIDRRFLNDLAEIRLAVEPRAAALAAGRRSEADIAELRRSMAHMRAEASDSTGFADGDLALHLAVANASGNLFMRSIGNVIEAALRASFLLSAPVQTQDRETVLLWHQRIVDAIADGNADAASSAMAEVIHNGLRRHEGTLATSGAARAISPAFGSGEKS, encoded by the coding sequence ATGACGTCCCGGCTTGTCGTCATCCCGACGCGCCGCGCCCATTCCAACCACGCCGAGGTCGCGCGCAGCATCGGCATCGACATCATCGCCGGCCGTTATGCCGAGGGCAGCCGCGTGCCGGGCGATGCCGAACTCACGGCGATGTTCGGCGTATCGCGGCCGGTGTTGCGCGAGAGCGTCAAGACGCTGGTCGCAAAGGGATTGCTCACCACCAAGGCCCGGGTCGGCACCGTGGTGCGCGAGCGCGGCGCCTGGAACATGTTCGACGCCGATGTGCTGGCCTGGCATCTCGATGCCGGCATCGATCGCCGCTTTCTCAATGATCTCGCCGAAATTCGCCTTGCCGTCGAACCGCGCGCCGCCGCGCTCGCGGCCGGCCGCCGCTCCGAGGCAGACATTGCCGAACTGCGCCGTAGCATGGCGCATATGCGGGCGGAGGCCTCCGACTCCACTGGTTTTGCCGACGGCGATCTTGCTTTGCATCTGGCCGTCGCCAATGCCTCCGGCAATCTGTTCATGCGTTCGATCGGCAATGTCATCGAGGCGGCGTTGCGGGCCTCGTTCCTGCTCAGCGCGCCGGTCCAGACGCAGGATCGCGAGACGGTCTTGCTCTGGCACCAGCGCATTGTCGATGCGATCGCTGACGGCAATGCCGACGCGGCTTCATCGGCAATGGCCGAGGTGATTCATAACGGGCTGCGGCGTCATGAGGGAACGCTGGCAACGTCAGGCGCTGCGCGCGCGATCTCGCCGGCATTCGGTTCTGGAGAAAAGTCATGA
- a CDS encoding Gfo/Idh/MocA family protein translates to MNPFRVAIVGFGKIARDQHVPAIAATEGVELVAVADPVASLPGVPQAATLVELLHGGPDIDAVAICTPPQVRQAQAAIALAAGKHVLLEKPPGATVAEITPLSAAARAAGRTLFTAWHSRYAPAVEPARQWLAGCRINSVRIIWKEDVRVWHPGQAWIFEPGGLGVFDPGINALSILTRILPQPLFVTSADLAFPANRDAPIAVSLALSDARGLQIAAEFDFRQTGPQSWDIEIETDGGLVSFSHGGRKLRVGDRQHVDADKAEYPALYRRFRELAASGECDVDLAPLQLVADAFLLGRRRTIEPFED, encoded by the coding sequence ATGAATCCGTTTCGCGTCGCCATCGTCGGTTTCGGCAAGATCGCGCGCGACCAGCACGTGCCGGCCATTGCTGCGACCGAGGGTGTGGAACTGGTTGCGGTGGCCGATCCCGTTGCCTCGCTGCCGGGCGTGCCGCAGGCGGCGACGCTGGTCGAGTTGTTGCACGGTGGACCCGACATCGATGCCGTGGCGATTTGCACGCCGCCGCAGGTTCGTCAGGCCCAGGCGGCAATCGCATTGGCCGCTGGCAAGCATGTGCTGCTGGAAAAGCCGCCGGGCGCCACCGTGGCCGAGATCACGCCGCTCTCGGCTGCCGCGCGGGCGGCGGGGCGCACGCTGTTCACCGCATGGCATTCCCGTTACGCGCCGGCGGTCGAGCCGGCGCGGCAATGGCTGGCGGGATGCCGGATCAACTCCGTCCGGATCATTTGGAAGGAAGACGTGCGGGTCTGGCATCCCGGGCAGGCCTGGATCTTTGAGCCGGGCGGGCTTGGCGTGTTCGATCCCGGCATCAATGCGCTTTCGATCCTGACGCGGATTCTGCCGCAACCCCTGTTTGTCACCTCGGCCGATCTGGCATTTCCCGCCAATCGCGATGCACCGATCGCCGTCAGCCTCGCGTTGTCAGATGCGCGCGGGCTGCAGATCGCGGCCGAGTTCGATTTTCGCCAGACCGGTCCGCAGAGTTGGGACATCGAGATCGAGACCGATGGCGGCCTGGTCTCGTTTTCGCACGGCGGCAGGAAGTTGAGGGTGGGGGATCGGCAGCACGTCGACGCCGACAAGGCGGAATATCCCGCGCTCTATCGCCGCTTCCGCGAACTCGCGGCGAGCGGCGAGTGCGACGTCGATCTGGCACCGCTCCAGCTTGTCGCCGACGCGTTCCTGCTGGGGCGTCGCCGCACGATCGAGCCGTTTGAGGATTGA
- a CDS encoding aldose epimerase family protein has product MSVTAVPRITRSRFGMLPDGGEVERVVLQAASGLEARIMTYGASLQALLVPDAAGRRDDIVLGHDVLDGYLARRQFFGATIGRYANRIAGARFMLDGKKVQLAANNGVNALHGGPEGFDRRNWRIVAIEDGDRPAVTLAYTSADGEQGYPGTLDVELTWRLTGPMELSLDMTARTDRPTVVNLTNHSFFNLAGARSGQNILDHHLTVAADHFLAIDAGAIPLRQPPCAVADTPFDFRAGAAVGARIRDDHPQIRVGRGYDHNFCLGPTSSEPHFAARLAEPASGRVLELFTNQPGLQVYSGNFLDGSTAGKGGRLYRQSDAICLEPHAWPDTPNRPDFPTARLGPGEVYRHSTRYRFTHAHPGAIETQSAVESPGGAGR; this is encoded by the coding sequence ATGAGCGTCACAGCCGTCCCCCGCATTACGCGTTCCCGCTTCGGCATGCTGCCCGACGGCGGCGAGGTGGAGCGCGTGGTTCTGCAGGCGGCGAGCGGACTGGAAGCGCGCATCATGACCTATGGCGCGTCGCTGCAGGCTTTGCTGGTGCCGGATGCCGCCGGACGCCGCGACGACATTGTGCTCGGCCATGACGTCCTGGATGGCTATCTCGCCCGGCGACAATTCTTCGGGGCCACCATCGGCCGCTACGCCAACCGCATCGCCGGCGCGCGCTTCATGCTCGACGGCAAGAAGGTCCAGCTCGCGGCGAACAATGGGGTCAATGCGCTGCATGGCGGGCCGGAGGGGTTCGATCGCCGCAACTGGCGGATTGTCGCGATCGAGGATGGCGACCGTCCGGCGGTGACGCTTGCCTACACCAGCGCCGACGGCGAGCAGGGTTATCCCGGTACGCTCGATGTGGAGCTGACCTGGCGATTGACCGGGCCGATGGAACTGTCGCTCGACATGACGGCGCGCACCGATCGGCCGACCGTTGTCAATCTCACCAACCACAGCTTTTTCAATCTGGCCGGTGCGCGCTCGGGCCAGAACATTCTCGATCACCACCTGACCGTGGCGGCGGATCATTTCCTTGCCATCGATGCCGGCGCGATCCCGCTGCGGCAGCCGCCCTGCGCGGTCGCCGATACGCCGTTCGACTTCCGCGCCGGCGCTGCGGTAGGCGCGCGAATTCGCGACGACCACCCGCAGATCCGCGTTGGCCGCGGCTATGATCACAATTTCTGCCTTGGCCCGACGAGCAGCGAACCGCACTTCGCGGCGCGGCTCGCCGAGCCCGCGTCCGGCCGCGTGCTCGAACTCTTCACCAACCAACCGGGCCTGCAGGTCTATTCCGGAAATTTTCTCGATGGGTCGACCGCCGGCAAAGGCGGCCGCCTCTATCGGCAGTCCGATGCCATCTGTCTTGAGCCGCATGCGTGGCCCGATACGCCCAACCGGCCGGATTTCCCGACCGCGCGGCTGGGGCCGGGCGAGGTTTATCGCCACAGCACGCGCTACCGCTTCACGCATGCGCATCCCGGCGCAATCGAGACACAATCCGCGGTAGAGTCGCCTGGGGGAGCGGGGCGATGA
- a CDS encoding SMP-30/gluconolactonase/LRE family protein — protein sequence MEDVPTTVLCSERCHLGEGPTYDAATDTAWWFDIAERKLFEASLGTGRIVIHALNVMGSALGRIDAHRQLLVADDGLYIRETADGRMTLYRPLEADNAATRSNDARVHPSGTFWIGTMGRQAERELGAIYALHRGELSRLYEQITIPNAICFSPDGTIGYFADTGKNTLFRVDLDASTGLPCGEPAALVTRRGGGGIDGAVVDADGLIWNARWGGGCIDVYSPHGEHQRSLRVPARQSSCPAFIGQDFSRLLVTSAWQGMDDDAKRADPDHGRTFVLDVAARGRPEPDVRLSTD from the coding sequence ATGGAAGATGTGCCGACCACCGTTCTCTGCAGCGAGCGGTGTCATCTCGGCGAGGGACCGACCTACGATGCTGCGACCGATACAGCATGGTGGTTCGACATCGCCGAACGCAAGTTGTTCGAAGCAAGCCTCGGCACCGGACGGATCGTCATCCATGCGCTGAACGTGATGGGCAGCGCGCTTGGGCGGATCGATGCGCATCGTCAGCTCCTCGTCGCCGACGACGGTCTTTACATACGTGAGACAGCGGACGGCCGGATGACGCTGTATCGTCCGCTCGAAGCGGACAATGCCGCAACGCGTTCGAACGATGCCCGTGTGCATCCATCCGGTACGTTCTGGATCGGCACCATGGGCCGCCAGGCCGAACGCGAATTGGGCGCCATCTATGCGCTGCATCGCGGCGAGCTGTCACGGCTTTATGAGCAGATCACCATCCCGAACGCGATCTGCTTCTCGCCGGATGGCACAATCGGCTATTTCGCGGACACCGGGAAGAATACGCTGTTCCGGGTTGATCTCGATGCATCTACGGGGCTGCCGTGCGGCGAGCCTGCTGCGCTGGTCACCCGGCGGGGCGGTGGCGGCATTGATGGCGCGGTGGTCGATGCCGACGGGTTGATCTGGAATGCGCGCTGGGGCGGCGGGTGTATCGACGTCTATAGTCCGCACGGCGAACACCAGCGCAGCTTGCGCGTTCCTGCACGGCAGTCGAGCTGTCCCGCCTTTATCGGGCAGGATTTCTCGCGCCTGCTGGTCACCTCGGCCTGGCAAGGAATGGACGATGATGCCAAGCGCGCCGATCCCGATCATGGCCGCACTTTCGTGCTTGATGTCGCCGCTCGCGGCCGCCCGGAGCCCGACGTAAGACTTTCAACGGATTGA
- the chvE gene encoding multiple monosaccharide ABC transporter substrate-binding protein yields the protein MSSLKTTLSAVALAVATAATAVTGAFAQSKGTVGIAMPTKSSARWIDDGNNIVKILKERGYGTDLQYAEDDIPNQLSQVENMVTKGAKVLVIAAIDGTTLSDVLKQAKAKGITVIAYDRLIRDTPNVDYYATFDNFQVGVLQAQSIEQGLGLKEGKGPFNIELFGGSPDDNNAYFFYNGSMSVLQPYIDSGKLVIGSGQKGMDKVSTLRWDGATAQARMDNLLSAFYGRKRVDAVLSPYDGLSIGILSSLKGVGYGSGNMPMPIVSGQDAEVPSIKSMQRGEQYSTIFKDTRDLARVTADMVDAALSGKEVTVNDTKTYNNGVKVVPSYLLKPVVVDKSNWEKVLIDSGYYKRSQFN from the coding sequence ATGAGCAGTCTGAAGACCACATTGTCGGCCGTTGCGCTGGCGGTAGCCACGGCCGCGACGGCGGTGACCGGCGCGTTTGCGCAGAGCAAGGGGACCGTCGGCATCGCCATGCCGACAAAATCCTCGGCGCGCTGGATCGACGACGGCAACAACATCGTCAAAATCCTGAAGGAGCGCGGCTACGGCACCGACCTGCAATACGCCGAGGATGATATTCCGAACCAGCTCTCGCAGGTCGAGAATATGGTGACCAAGGGTGCCAAGGTGCTGGTGATCGCGGCAATCGACGGCACCACGCTGTCGGACGTGCTGAAGCAGGCCAAGGCCAAGGGGATCACGGTCATCGCCTATGACCGGCTGATCCGTGACACGCCCAATGTCGACTACTACGCCACGTTCGACAACTTCCAGGTCGGTGTGCTGCAGGCGCAGTCGATCGAGCAGGGGCTCGGGCTGAAGGAAGGCAAGGGGCCGTTCAACATCGAATTGTTCGGCGGCTCGCCGGACGACAACAACGCCTATTTCTTCTACAATGGTTCGATGTCGGTGCTGCAGCCCTATATCGACAGCGGCAAGCTCGTCATCGGCAGCGGCCAGAAGGGCATGGACAAGGTTTCGACCCTGCGCTGGGACGGCGCCACGGCGCAGGCGCGGATGGACAACCTGCTGAGCGCGTTCTACGGCCGCAAGCGGGTCGATGCCGTGCTCTCGCCTTATGACGGTCTTTCGATCGGCATTCTCTCGTCGTTGAAGGGCGTCGGCTATGGCAGCGGCAACATGCCGATGCCGATCGTTTCCGGCCAGGATGCGGAGGTGCCGTCGATCAAGTCGATGCAGCGCGGCGAGCAATATTCGACGATCTTCAAGGATACCCGCGATCTCGCCCGCGTCACTGCCGACATGGTGGACGCCGCGCTCAGCGGCAAGGAAGTGACCGTCAACGACACCAAGACCTATAACAACGGCGTCAAGGTTGTACCGTCCTATCTGCTGAAGCCTGTCGTGGTCGACAAGAGCAACTGGGAAAAAGTGCTGATCGACAGCGGCTACTACAAGCGCTCGCAATTCAATTGA
- the mmsA gene encoding multiple monosaccharide ABC transporter ATP-binding protein, which translates to MTAILEMRGVSKSFSGVQALRDVNFTVEAGQIHALVGENGAGKSTLMKVLSGVYPHGDYEGSIIFDGEERRFRDVNDSEALGIIIIHQELALIPLMSIAENIFLSHPPQRFGVIDRDTVYRRTHELLTQVGLTETPDTLVTDLGVGKQQLVEIAKALSKRVRLLILDEPTASLNENDSAALLDRLLAFRAQGIASILISHKLSEVARVADRITVLRDGRTVDSIDCRAEPVEEDRIIRSMVDRDLAHRFPQRTAAIGEPVFKVRDWTVYHPQHRERRVIKGVNFEVRRGEVVGIAGLMGAGRTEFAMSLFGRAWGEKISGKIWLDGREVDLSSVAAAIDAGLAYVTEDRKQLGLILDSDVRKNITLASLERVARHGVIDDMSELRVANDYRSRMRIRCSDVYQETGQLSGGNQQKVVLSKWLMTDPKVLILDEPTRGIDVGAKYEIYCIINELAEAGKGVVMISSEMPELLGVCDRICVMNDGAFVGEFSAAEATQERIMRAIMRNRTMDNKVLQGELRP; encoded by the coding sequence ATGACCGCAATTCTCGAAATGCGCGGCGTGAGCAAGAGCTTTTCCGGCGTCCAGGCCCTGCGCGACGTCAACTTCACGGTGGAGGCGGGGCAGATCCATGCGCTGGTCGGCGAGAACGGCGCCGGCAAGTCGACCCTGATGAAGGTGCTCAGCGGCGTCTATCCCCACGGTGATTATGAAGGCAGCATCATCTTTGACGGTGAGGAACGGCGCTTTCGCGACGTCAACGATTCCGAAGCGCTCGGCATCATCATCATCCATCAGGAGCTGGCGCTGATTCCGCTGATGTCGATTGCGGAGAATATCTTTCTGTCGCATCCGCCGCAGCGTTTTGGCGTGATCGATCGCGACACCGTCTATCGCCGGACCCACGAATTGCTCACCCAGGTCGGCCTCACCGAGACGCCGGATACGCTGGTGACGGACCTCGGCGTCGGCAAGCAGCAACTGGTGGAAATCGCCAAGGCGTTGTCGAAGCGGGTGCGGCTGTTGATCCTCGACGAGCCGACTGCCAGCCTGAACGAGAACGACAGCGCTGCCTTGCTGGATCGCCTGCTGGCGTTCCGGGCTCAGGGCATCGCCTCGATCCTGATCTCGCACAAATTGTCCGAGGTGGCCCGCGTCGCCGACCGGATCACGGTGCTGCGCGACGGGCGCACCGTCGACAGCATCGACTGCCGGGCCGAGCCGGTGGAGGAGGATCGGATCATCCGCAGCATGGTCGATCGCGATCTTGCCCATCGCTTTCCGCAACGCACCGCTGCCATCGGCGAGCCGGTTTTCAAGGTGCGGGATTGGACCGTGTATCACCCGCAGCACCGGGAACGGCGGGTGATCAAAGGCGTGAATTTCGAGGTCCGGCGCGGCGAGGTCGTCGGCATCGCCGGACTGATGGGCGCCGGCCGCACCGAATTCGCCATGAGCCTGTTCGGCCGCGCCTGGGGCGAGAAGATCAGTGGAAAAATCTGGCTCGATGGCCGGGAGGTCGACCTTTCGAGCGTGGCGGCGGCGATCGATGCCGGGCTCGCCTACGTCACGGAGGACCGAAAACAGCTCGGCCTGATCCTGGACAGCGACGTCCGCAAGAACATCACACTGGCCAGCCTTGAGCGCGTGGCGCGGCACGGCGTCATCGATGACATGTCGGAACTGCGCGTCGCGAACGATTACCGTAGCCGGATGCGGATCCGCTGTTCCGACGTCTATCAGGAGACCGGCCAGCTTTCCGGCGGCAACCAGCAGAAGGTGGTGCTGTCGAAATGGCTGATGACCGATCCGAAAGTCTTGATCCTGGACGAGCCCACGCGCGGCATCGACGTCGGAGCAAAATATGAAATCTATTGTATCATCAACGAGCTTGCCGAGGCGGGCAAGGGCGTGGTGATGATCTCCTCGGAGATGCCCGAACTGCTCGGCGTCTGCGACCGAATCTGCGTGATGAATGACGGCGCCTTTGTCGGCGAGTTTTCCGCTGCCGAGGCCACCCAGGAAAGGATCATGCGCGCCATCATGCGTAACAGGACAATGGACAACAAGGTACTTCAGGGGGAGTTGCGACCATGA
- the mmsB gene encoding multiple monosaccharide ABC transporter permease, with product MTDKAVALPGQAGFIKSNLRNYGMLLSLFAIMLFFQVMTDGTLLQPLNLTNLVLQNSYIVIMALGMLLVIVTGHIDLSVGSVAGFVGAVAAVLMVRYHVAYPLAFVACLLVGALIGAAQGYWVAYFKIPSFIVTLAGMLVFKGLALAILAGQSVGPFPPTFQKLSSGFIPELFPGAGTLYPTSLLIGAVLAVAMVYAGARGRAQQASHGIEVEPFAFFVAKSAVLFAVIVFFAGLIASHRGLPNVLVIMTALIALYAFVTTRTVIGRHIYAIGGNARAASLSGIKTERLTFFTFVNMGVLAALAGLVFAARLNTATPKAGAGFELDVIAACFIGGASAYGGVGRVGGAVIGAMIMGVMNNGMSILGIGIDYQQVIKGLVLLGAVCLDVYNQRR from the coding sequence ATGACCGACAAGGCGGTTGCGCTGCCTGGGCAGGCCGGCTTCATTAAGAGCAATCTGCGCAACTACGGCATGCTGCTGTCGCTGTTCGCGATCATGCTGTTCTTCCAGGTCATGACCGACGGCACGCTGCTGCAGCCGTTGAACCTGACCAACCTGGTGCTGCAGAACAGCTACATCGTGATCATGGCGCTCGGCATGCTGCTGGTCATCGTCACCGGCCATATCGACCTGTCGGTGGGCTCGGTCGCGGGCTTCGTCGGCGCGGTCGCCGCAGTGCTGATGGTGCGCTATCACGTGGCCTATCCGCTGGCCTTCGTCGCCTGCCTCCTGGTCGGAGCGCTGATCGGTGCGGCGCAGGGCTACTGGGTGGCCTATTTCAAGATCCCGTCCTTCATCGTGACGCTGGCCGGCATGCTGGTGTTCAAGGGGCTGGCGCTGGCCATCCTGGCCGGGCAGTCGGTCGGGCCGTTCCCGCCGACGTTCCAAAAGCTGTCCTCGGGCTTCATCCCCGAACTGTTTCCCGGCGCCGGCACGCTCTATCCAACCTCGCTGCTGATCGGCGCGGTGCTGGCGGTGGCGATGGTCTATGCCGGCGCGAGGGGCCGGGCGCAGCAGGCCTCGCACGGTATCGAGGTCGAGCCGTTTGCCTTCTTCGTTGCCAAGAGTGCGGTGCTGTTCGCCGTCATCGTGTTCTTTGCCGGCCTGATCGCCTCGCATCGCGGCCTGCCGAACGTGCTCGTCATCATGACGGCGCTGATTGCGCTCTATGCCTTCGTCACCACCCGCACGGTGATCGGCCGCCACATCTACGCCATCGGCGGCAATGCCCGCGCCGCGAGCCTGTCGGGCATCAAGACCGAACGCCTGACGTTTTTCACTTTCGTCAACATGGGCGTGCTGGCGGCACTGGCCGGACTTGTGTTCGCCGCGCGGCTCAACACCGCGACGCCGAAGGCCGGCGCCGGCTTCGAACTCGACGTCATCGCGGCCTGTTTCATCGGCGGCGCGTCAGCCTATGGCGGCGTCGGGCGGGTCGGCGGCGCGGTGATTGGCGCCATGATCATGGGCGTCATGAACAACGGCATGTCGATCCTCGGCATCGGCATCGACTACCAGCAGGTGATCAAGGGGCTGGTGCTGCTCGGCGCCGTCTGCCTCGACGTCTACAACCAGCGGCGCTAG
- a CDS encoding DUF1045 domain-containing protein, with protein sequence MANYPRYAIYFTAAPGSALDRFGSALLGYDAYGGDDLPFPDGLPEDWRNLTQDPRKYGFHATLKAPIALADGKAESRLAAACELFADLARPVPVIQPVVDAISGFVAVVPAEPSAELELLAAEATKAFDPFRAPLSSEDRARRNPDRLTPRQRDYLDRWGYPYVFEEFRFHMTLTTRLPAERREPVVAMLRERFAATGVGPLPIDAISLCRQETATTRFRVIGRWQLHD encoded by the coding sequence ATGGCAAATTATCCCCGCTACGCAATCTACTTCACCGCCGCGCCAGGCAGCGCACTCGACCGCTTCGGCAGTGCGCTGCTCGGCTACGACGCCTATGGCGGCGACGACCTGCCGTTTCCGGACGGGCTGCCCGAGGACTGGCGCAACCTGACGCAGGATCCGCGCAAATACGGCTTTCATGCCACGCTGAAGGCGCCGATCGCGCTGGCCGACGGCAAGGCCGAGAGCCGGCTCGCCGCGGCATGCGAACTGTTCGCCGATCTGGCGCGGCCGGTACCGGTGATCCAGCCCGTGGTCGATGCGATCAGCGGCTTCGTCGCGGTGGTTCCGGCCGAACCGTCGGCGGAACTCGAACTGCTCGCCGCCGAAGCGACCAAGGCGTTCGATCCGTTCCGTGCCCCCCTGAGTTCGGAAGATCGCGCGCGACGAAATCCGGACAGGCTGACGCCGCGGCAGCGCGACTATCTCGACCGCTGGGGCTACCCTTACGTGTTCGAGGAATTTCGTTTTCACATGACGTTGACGACAAGGCTTCCCGCCGAACGGCGCGAACCCGTCGTGGCCATGCTGCGCGAGAGGTTCGCGGCAACGGGCGTGGGGCCGCTTCCGATCGACGCGATTTCGCTATGCAGGCAGGAAACTGCGACTACGCGCTTTAGGGTGATTGGCCGCTGGCAACTGCACGACTGA
- a CDS encoding alpha-D-ribose 1-methylphosphonate 5-triphosphate diphosphatase has translation MTELFIEGGRALLGHEIHETSLRIAGREIVAAGTDNGHGAPGIDASGLLVLPGIVDLHGDAFERQMMPRPGVDFPIDVALVDSDRQAISNGITTVYHGTTWSWEPGLRSADNARKLLEAIEQLRPQLAADTRFHLRHETYNLDAESEIIDWLAQGRVDLFAFNDHMDSTVASLAKPVKRSRMVERTGLTHEAFDHLVQSVITRSHEVPASIARLAQAARAADVRMLSHDDSSPAMRQSYRALGVTIAEFPVNEETARDAAAASDFIVFGAPNVVRGGSHTGWTSAADMIAKGLCSVLASDYYYPAPLLAAFRLAADGVRPLAEAWQLISSAPARAAGLTDRGTLAAGQRADIILVDDTLPLRPRVVAVVAAGRLVYLTEANRLIRSAVAPRKAIAAA, from the coding sequence GTGACCGAACTGTTCATTGAAGGCGGCCGGGCCCTGCTCGGCCATGAGATCCACGAAACCAGCTTGCGGATTGCCGGCCGCGAGATCGTTGCTGCGGGTACGGATAACGGCCATGGCGCGCCCGGGATCGATGCCAGCGGCCTGCTGGTGCTGCCGGGCATCGTCGATCTGCATGGCGATGCCTTCGAGCGGCAGATGATGCCGCGGCCCGGCGTCGATTTCCCGATCGACGTCGCGCTCGTGGACAGCGACCGCCAGGCGATCAGCAACGGCATCACCACCGTCTATCACGGCACGACCTGGTCGTGGGAGCCCGGCCTGCGCAGCGCCGACAATGCGCGGAAATTGCTGGAAGCGATCGAGCAGTTGCGGCCGCAGCTCGCGGCCGACACCCGCTTCCATCTGCGCCACGAGACCTACAATCTCGATGCGGAAAGCGAGATCATCGATTGGCTGGCGCAAGGCCGCGTCGACCTGTTCGCCTTCAACGACCATATGGATTCCACCGTCGCCAGCCTTGCCAAACCGGTGAAGCGCAGCCGGATGGTCGAACGCACGGGTCTCACCCATGAGGCGTTCGACCACCTGGTGCAAAGCGTGATCACGCGCAGCCACGAGGTGCCGGCTTCGATTGCACGACTGGCACAGGCGGCGCGCGCAGCTGATGTGCGGATGCTGTCACATGACGATTCGAGCCCGGCGATGCGGCAGTCCTATCGCGCGCTGGGCGTGACGATCGCGGAGTTTCCGGTCAACGAGGAAACCGCCCGCGACGCTGCGGCAGCTTCCGACTTCATCGTGTTCGGCGCGCCCAACGTCGTGCGCGGCGGCAGCCATACCGGCTGGACCAGCGCCGCCGACATGATCGCCAAGGGCCTGTGTTCGGTGCTGGCATCGGACTACTACTATCCGGCGCCGCTATTGGCGGCGTTCCGGCTGGCCGCCGACGGCGTGCGGCCGCTGGCGGAAGCGTGGCAACTGATCTCGTCGGCCCCGGCGCGCGCCGCCGGCCTCACCGATCGCGGCACGCTCGCGGCAGGCCAGCGCGCCGACATCATTCTGGTCGACGACACGCTGCCGCTGCGGCCACGGGTCGTTGCGGTGGTTGCCGCGGGCCGTCTTGTATACCTGACGGAGGCCAACCGCCTGATCCGTTCCGCGGTCGCGCCGCGCAAGGCCATTGCAGCCGCGTGA
- a CDS encoding transferase hexapeptide repeat family protein yields MAGKMLSNEPTIDPTASTRDCKFGAYTEVGARTILLEVTMDDYSYVVNDSQITYTSIGKFCSIAAMTRINPGNHPMHRASQAHFTYRASSYFPGESDDTEFFAWRREHHVHIGHDVWIGHGAVILPGRSIGTGAVVAAGAIVTKDVSAYTIVGGNPARPIKRRFPESTADRLTNLAWWDWDHETLRRALPDFRKLDVEGFLDKYESAGVSVRQSNRSAAS; encoded by the coding sequence ATGGCCGGCAAAATGCTTTCCAACGAACCGACGATCGACCCGACCGCCTCGACGCGCGACTGCAAGTTTGGCGCCTATACCGAGGTCGGCGCCCGGACCATTTTGCTCGAAGTCACGATGGACGATTATTCCTACGTCGTGAACGACTCGCAGATCACCTACACTTCAATCGGAAAGTTCTGCTCGATCGCGGCAATGACGCGGATCAACCCGGGCAATCACCCGATGCACCGTGCGTCGCAGGCGCATTTCACCTACCGCGCCAGCAGCTATTTTCCGGGCGAGAGCGACGATACCGAATTCTTCGCCTGGCGGCGCGAGCACCACGTCCATATCGGCCATGACGTCTGGATCGGCCACGGCGCGGTGATCCTGCCCGGCCGTTCAATCGGTACCGGCGCGGTGGTCGCGGCCGGCGCCATCGTCACCAAGGACGTCTCCGCCTACACGATCGTCGGCGGCAACCCGGCGCGGCCGATCAAGCGGCGGTTTCCCGAATCCACCGCCGATCGACTGACGAACCTTGCTTGGTGGGACTGGGACCACGAGACGCTGCGCCGCGCCCTGCCCGATTTCCGAAAACTCGACGTCGAGGGCTTTCTCGACAAGTACGAATCGGCCGGGGTATCCGTACGTCAGTCCAACCGGAGCGCCGCGTCGTGA